A DNA window from Ammospiza nelsoni isolate bAmmNel1 chromosome 31, bAmmNel1.pri, whole genome shotgun sequence contains the following coding sequences:
- the LOC132085567 gene encoding uncharacterized protein LOC132085567 → MEPQELSPALLQPQVTVVAILGELLDALSNQDEMMQPWSPWSLYWDLEFFARELWVTLHRIDNAWWPQDVTSDDDSPFNALRQTLAAYKSTPGTTLLPVGLAVGEWLWSVSALVNSWVRLARAATKLRKACRDLATKAADRVATAATQARELQDKAAHYGTAQENMVELGQALGGEERAEVVAGHGAQVRSEARLAASEATRATMVRQRVEAALGLLERLVAACDEATAFPRELLRLLRNTKAALKGINEASLNVLKGLVAKVAQAEWLWEANAYLAKDHLLGAVDDIIKVYFTGGCARPSACEVAKRCQRAIEDIPRLLRPPEHPQSVPNRSPVTMEPQEVSPPQLQVLVAVVATLGKLLATMTGPHSDMSPNSLHEDLKNFTRSLRAILNHGNVTSLSHPGVASLGRALATLGATPGTTWANGRAMAKAWRELVARLVDRWDWLAREATKLRDNHRKVIANQQLMVALDKEEVAREMATYDAQVAAATNEGMGEAMVATRRGRWAEVALGLLQRLVATCDRATLFYWNMEWRLRDIEAILKGTNEVSPDVLQALVAKVAKFEWLWEASTRLAKDHLLGTLGGIDNILLSPYGGWGGPGGPGRCAVAKQCQKAIEDIPRLLQESFTWEH, encoded by the exons ATGGAGCCCCAAGAG ctatccccggccctgctgcagccacaagtcACCGTGGTGGCCATCCTGGGTGAGCTGCTGGACGCCCTGAGCAATCAGGACGAGATGATGCAGCCCTGGTCCCCATGGTCCCTGTACTGGGACCTGGAGTTCTTCGCCAGGGAGCTCTGGGTCACCCTGCACCGCATTGATAATGCCTGGTGGCCCCAAGATGTCACCTCCGATGATGATAGCCCTTTCAACGCCCTGAGGCAGACCCTGGCCGCCTACAAGAGCACCCCAGGGACCACCTTGTTACCTGTGGGATTGGCGGTTGGTGAGTGGCTGTGGTCGGTGTCTGCGCTTGTGAACAGCTGGGTCCGgctggccagggcagccacCAAGCTCCGCAAGgcctgcagggatttggccaCCAAGGCGGCCGACAGGGTGGCCACCGCCGCCACCcaggccagggagctgcaggacaagGCTGCACATTatgggacagctcaggaaaacatgGTGGAGCTGGGTCAGGCCCTGGGCGGGGAGGAGAGGGCCGAGGTGGTGGCCGGGCATGGAGCCCAGGTGAGGAGtgaggccaggctggctgcCAGTGAGGCAACAAGGGCCACCATGGTGAGACAGCGGGtggaggcagccctggggctgctggagcgctTGGTGGCCGCGTGTGACGAAGCCACCGCGTTCCCCCGGGAGCTGCTGCGCCTGCTCAGGAACACCAAGGCCGCCTTGAAGGGGATAAATGAGGCATCTCTCAATGTCCTCAAGGGCTTGGTGGCCAAGGTGGCCCAGGCCGAGTGGCTGTGGGAGGCCAATGCCTACCTGGCCAAAGATCACCTGCTGGGGGCAGTTGACGACATCATCAAGGTCTATTTCACCGGTGGTTGCGCCAGACCCAGTGCTTGTGAGGTGGCCAAGCGGTGTCAAAGAGCCATCGAGGACATCCCAAGGCTCCTTCGacccccagagcatccccagagtgtccccaaTAGATCCCCAGTGACCATGGAGCCCCAAGAG GTGTCCCCTCCACAGCTTCAGGTGCTGGTGGCCGTGGTGGCCACCCTGGGCAAGCTGCTGGCCACCATGACTGGGCCACACAGCGACATGTCCCCAAACTCCTTACATGAGGACCTGAAGAACTTCACCCGGAGCCTTCGTGCAATCCTGAACCACGGCAATGTCACCTCCCTGAGCCACCCTGGTGTCGCCTCCCTGGGCCGGGCCCTGGCCACCCTCGGGGCCACCCCTGGGACCACCTGGGCCAATGGAAGAGCCATGGCCAAGGCCTGGCGGGAGTTGGTGGCCAGGCTCGTGGACCGCTGGGACTGGCTGGCCAGGGAGGCCACCAAGCTCCGTGACAACCACAGGAAAGTAATCGCGAACCAGCAGCTGATGGTGGCCCTGGACAAGGAGGAAGTGGCCAGGGAAATGGCCACATACGATGCCCAGGTGGCAGCAGCCACCAATGAGGGAATGGGAGAGGCTATGGTAGCCACCAGGAGGGGACGTTGGGCAGaggtggccctggggctgctgcagcgcTTGGTGGCCACATGTGACAGAGCCACCTTGTTCTACTGGAACATGGAGTGGCGGCTCAGGGACATCGAGGCCATCCTGAAGGGGACAAATGAGGTGTCCCCTGATGTCCTCCAGGCCTTGGTAGCCAAAGTGGCCAAGTTTGAGTGGCTGTGGGAGGCCAGCACCCGCCTGGCCAAGGATCACCTGCTTGGGACACTTGGGGGCATCGACAACATCCTCTTGAGTCCCTATGGTGGCTGGGGTGGCCCCGGTGGCCCTGGCAGGTGTGCAGTGGCCAAGCAGTGCCAAAAAGCCATCGAGGACATcccaaggctgctgcaggaaagtTTCACATGGGAGCACTGA